A genomic window from Luteolibacter sp. LG18 includes:
- a CDS encoding class I SAM-dependent methyltransferase, which produces MNKSHSCRSCGSSHLRRFLDLGNQPLANNLPRPDDALDREPRFPLRVAVCESCRLVQIEDTVPPVTLFGEYLYFSSFSDAMVRHAAEAVVVHTGSCNLGVDSFVVEIASNDGYLLKNFVSAGIPCLGVEPAANIAEVAVASGVPTLCEFFGVATSAKVVAEYGQADLILGNNVFAHAPDINDFIGGMAGLLKSGGRIVLEFPYLGNFIDNIEFDTVYHEHVFYFSVLALAPAFARHGLEIFDVTLLDIHGGSLRLSVGHAGVHEKTVALQELVGQEKAAGMDADYYYDSFSKQVEHLRTQLVELVGELKEAGHSLAAYGASAKGSTLLNFFGIGQGTLDFVADRSTYKQGRLTPGTHLPIVPPEALLERMPDYTLLLTWNFAKEILLQQDAYRKAGGKFIIPLPEPTIV; this is translated from the coding sequence GTGAATAAATCCCACTCGTGCCGCAGTTGCGGCTCATCCCATCTGAGAAGGTTCCTGGACTTGGGCAACCAACCGCTTGCGAACAATCTGCCGCGTCCTGATGACGCGTTGGATCGCGAACCCCGCTTCCCTCTTCGGGTTGCCGTTTGCGAGAGCTGCCGATTGGTTCAGATCGAGGATACAGTGCCCCCCGTCACCTTGTTTGGTGAATACCTTTACTTTTCCTCCTTTTCGGACGCGATGGTCAGGCATGCGGCCGAAGCGGTTGTCGTCCATACCGGCAGCTGCAATCTTGGTGTGGATAGCTTCGTCGTCGAGATCGCCAGCAACGATGGATATCTCCTGAAAAATTTTGTCTCCGCGGGCATTCCCTGCCTGGGCGTGGAACCTGCTGCGAATATCGCGGAAGTCGCGGTGGCCTCAGGGGTTCCAACCTTGTGCGAATTCTTCGGCGTTGCCACGTCGGCCAAGGTGGTCGCGGAATACGGGCAGGCGGATCTGATTCTGGGCAACAATGTCTTTGCCCATGCTCCCGACATCAACGACTTCATCGGAGGAATGGCCGGCCTGTTGAAATCCGGTGGCCGGATCGTGTTGGAGTTTCCTTATTTGGGGAACTTCATCGACAATATCGAGTTCGACACCGTTTATCACGAGCATGTGTTTTATTTCTCGGTTCTTGCGCTCGCTCCCGCTTTCGCGCGCCATGGGCTCGAGATCTTCGATGTCACGCTTCTGGACATTCACGGTGGTTCGCTCCGCCTTTCGGTCGGCCATGCTGGCGTGCATGAGAAGACCGTGGCGCTTCAGGAACTGGTTGGACAAGAGAAGGCGGCGGGCATGGATGCTGACTACTACTACGATAGTTTCTCCAAGCAGGTCGAACACCTGAGAACCCAACTCGTGGAGCTTGTCGGGGAACTCAAGGAGGCGGGGCATAGCCTCGCGGCCTACGGGGCTTCAGCAAAGGGCAGCACGCTCCTGAACTTCTTCGGGATTGGGCAAGGCACGCTCGATTTCGTGGCGGACCGCAGCACCTACAAGCAAGGTCGGCTCACGCCCGGCACTCATCTCCCCATCGTTCCACCGGAAGCCCTGTTGGAGCGCATGCCGGATTACACGCTTCTGTTGACTTGGAATTTCGCGAAGGAAATCCTTCTTCAACAGGACGCTTATCGGAAGGCTGGTGGCAAGTTCATCATCCCGCTTCCCGAACCCACGATCGTTTGA